In Candidatus Defluviibacterium haderslevense, the following are encoded in one genomic region:
- the rlmD gene encoding 23S rRNA (uracil(1939)-C(5))-methyltransferase RlmD, with translation MRKKTYKKVEVDFTGIAHKGLAVGRTEEGIVIFAKGAVPGDLAVVSLNRKRKGVWTGQTESIIKYSRHRVNPKCEHFGVCGGCSWQQLEYTEQIQQKEQLVGDAMLKIGKLDPLIIESILPCENIYNYRNKLEFTFSTFKWLTNEEIKSEKRFELIGALGFHRPETFDRIVDINQCHLQIEISDLIRNFIRSYALEHFISFYNIKQHTGILRNLIIRTNQIEEVMVVLSISEPISDQITELFLELKNRFSNIVSAYYTINKKKNDSWFDLECCKVFGNDHLLEKMEHVTFQIGPKSFFQTNTLQSIKLYQLIRSFAELSGQEIVYDLYCGVGSIGIFLAKDAKLIIGIEEIPEAVLDAECNARLNNINNIRFYSGDVKMILNEELVLNHGNPDVVIIDPPRAGLHQDVIQNLILFGPQKIVYVSCNPATQARDIALFSGYYKVTRIKPVDMFPQTNHTESIALLIKL, from the coding sequence ATGAGAAAAAAGACTTATAAAAAAGTTGAAGTAGACTTTACTGGAATTGCACATAAAGGATTAGCAGTAGGAAGAACGGAAGAAGGAATAGTTATTTTTGCAAAAGGAGCAGTTCCTGGGGATCTTGCAGTAGTATCCCTTAATAGGAAAAGGAAAGGAGTCTGGACAGGTCAAACAGAAAGTATAATTAAATATTCAAGACATAGAGTAAATCCAAAATGTGAACATTTTGGCGTATGTGGTGGCTGCAGTTGGCAACAACTAGAATATACTGAACAGATCCAACAAAAAGAGCAATTAGTAGGAGATGCAATGTTGAAAATTGGAAAATTGGATCCTTTGATTATAGAAAGTATTCTTCCATGTGAAAATATTTACAATTATAGAAACAAATTGGAGTTCACCTTTTCTACCTTTAAATGGTTGACAAATGAAGAGATAAAGAGTGAAAAAAGGTTTGAATTAATTGGGGCATTAGGATTTCATAGACCAGAGACATTTGATAGAATTGTCGATATTAATCAGTGTCATTTACAAATTGAGATATCAGATCTAATTAGAAATTTCATACGATCATATGCTCTTGAACATTTTATTTCATTTTATAATATCAAACAACATACAGGAATTTTAAGAAATTTGATTATTCGCACAAATCAAATAGAGGAAGTTATGGTTGTATTATCTATATCAGAACCTATATCTGACCAAATTACAGAATTATTTCTTGAATTAAAAAATAGATTTTCTAATATAGTATCAGCATATTATACCATTAATAAGAAAAAAAATGATTCCTGGTTTGATTTAGAATGTTGTAAAGTATTTGGGAATGACCATTTGTTAGAAAAAATGGAACATGTTACATTTCAAATAGGTCCAAAATCATTTTTTCAAACAAATACTTTACAATCAATAAAATTGTATCAGTTAATTAGGTCATTCGCTGAATTATCTGGTCAGGAAATAGTGTATGATTTATATTGCGGAGTGGGAAGCATAGGAATCTTTTTAGCAAAAGACGCTAAATTAATTATTGGAATTGAAGAAATTCCTGAAGCTGTATTAGATGCTGAATGTAATGCTAGATTAAATAATATTAACAATATTCGATTTTATTCAGGAGATGTAAAAATGATTTTGAATGAAGAATTAGTGTTAAACCATGGCAACCCAGATGTAGTTATAATCGATCCTCCAAGGGCAGGATTACATCAGGATGTCATTCAAAATTTAATTCTATTTGGACCGCAAAAAATCGTTTATGTTAGTTGTAATCCAGCTACTCAAGCAAGAGATATTGCCTTGTTTAGTGGATATTATAAAGTAACTCGAATTAAACCTGTCGATATGTTTCCTCAAACAAATCATACTGAGAGCATAGCATTATTAATAAAATTGTGA
- a CDS encoding DUF2853 family protein, with the protein MNKFDEKLAQYVEDAKKIGIAIDENLLKLVTKGLGPSIYSKDASTVAGTDQSELDRLKNNFLIKKLGLKDGPELNDAIHEVLKIMGTSNKNKHRALVYYLLTIKFNKQSLYK; encoded by the coding sequence ATGAATAAATTTGATGAAAAATTAGCTCAATATGTTGAAGATGCAAAGAAAATTGGTATTGCAATTGATGAAAATTTACTAAAATTGGTAACCAAAGGGCTAGGACCATCTATCTACAGTAAAGATGCTTCTACCGTAGCTGGTACTGATCAATCTGAATTAGACCGACTAAAAAATAATTTTTTAATCAAAAAACTAGGTTTAAAAGATGGTCCTGAATTAAATGATGCTATCCATGAAGTGCTAAAAATAATGGGGACCTCAAATAAAAACAAACACAGGGCTTTGGTTTATTACCTCTTAACCATTAAATTTAATAAGCAATCTTTATATAAATAA
- the rsgA gene encoding ribosome small subunit-dependent GTPase A yields MKGIVQRSTGSWYEIRELNSQQIYSCRLVGKMKLDKHDLTNPIAVGDHILFTIDSNQVGIISEILPRRNYIIRQSPKNKHQLHLIAANIDQAILVTTIIEPQLKPGFMDRFLLSTEPQNIPVTIVFNKADIYGKEELEIFHAHKTIYEKIGYNVLLTSNIDKIGIKELHEQLRNKITLCSGQSGVGKSSLLNEMHEGRAQKTGEISGFSGKGTHTTTFSEMIPLINGGYIIDTPGIKLMSFNNLQLMDVSHNFRELFEASLLCRFGAQCLHRNEPDCEVKLRVSKGIISGIRYDNYLTLIEEIEAQNHWERKKRY; encoded by the coding sequence ATGAAAGGTATTGTTCAAAGATCTACAGGGAGTTGGTATGAAATTCGTGAATTGAATTCGCAACAAATATATAGTTGCAGATTGGTTGGAAAAATGAAACTTGATAAACATGATTTAACAAATCCAATTGCTGTTGGAGATCATATCCTTTTTACAATAGATTCAAATCAAGTTGGAATTATTTCAGAAATATTGCCAAGAAGGAATTACATAATTAGACAATCTCCAAAAAACAAACATCAGTTACATTTAATTGCAGCGAATATAGATCAAGCTATTTTAGTAACAACAATTATTGAACCACAATTAAAACCTGGATTTATGGATCGATTTCTTTTATCCACAGAACCTCAAAACATTCCTGTTACAATAGTTTTTAATAAGGCTGATATCTATGGGAAAGAGGAATTGGAAATATTCCACGCACATAAAACTATTTATGAAAAAATTGGATATAATGTTTTGTTAACTTCAAATATTGATAAAATTGGAATTAAGGAATTACACGAACAATTAAGAAATAAGATAACACTATGTAGTGGACAGTCAGGAGTTGGAAAGAGTAGTTTATTAAATGAAATGCATGAAGGGCGTGCACAAAAAACTGGCGAAATATCGGGTTTTAGTGGGAAAGGAACACACACGACTACTTTTTCGGAAATGATACCATTGATAAATGGAGGGTATATCATTGACACTCCCGGTATAAAGTTAATGTCGTTTAATAATCTTCAATTAATGGATGTATCCCATAATTTTAGAGAACTATTTGAAGCATCTTTATTGTGTCGTTTCGGAGCTCAATGTTTACATAGAAATGAACCTGACTGTGAGGTCAAGTTAAGAGTTTCTAAAGGCATTATTTCAGGAATAAGATATGATAACTATCTAACGTTAATAGAAGAAATAGAAGCACAAAATCATTGGGAACGAAAGAAAAGGTATTAA
- a CDS encoding geranylgeranylglyceryl/heptaprenylglyceryl phosphate synthase: MSNYLVNSLAKKRSIGIKSLAILIDPDHLKVKNLEIILLEAQKCQVDYFFVGGSLILQDRLEESIKLIRELTKTPIILFPGSGFQISQQADALLFLSLVSGRNADFLIGKQVEIAPKLYHTKLEIIPTAYLLIDGKKSNTAAYISQTQPIPRDKPEIAVATVLAAQFLGMKLVYLDAGSGALKLVSEEMISKVSNVIDVPLIVGGGIKDGLSATRVLNAGADLIVVGNAIEENPKLIQEMSHAVHGGNPVELMTN; this comes from the coding sequence ATGTCAAATTACTTAGTTAATTCCTTAGCAAAAAAAAGATCCATTGGGATTAAAAGTTTAGCAATTCTTATTGATCCGGATCATTTAAAGGTGAAAAACTTAGAAATTATTTTACTAGAAGCTCAAAAATGTCAAGTCGATTATTTTTTTGTTGGCGGTAGTTTAATTTTGCAAGATAGATTAGAAGAGTCCATAAAATTAATAAGGGAGCTTACAAAAACACCCATTATATTATTTCCCGGAAGTGGTTTTCAAATTAGTCAACAAGCTGATGCCCTTCTTTTTTTATCATTAGTTTCAGGGCGTAATGCAGATTTTTTAATTGGAAAACAGGTTGAAATAGCCCCTAAACTTTATCATACCAAGTTGGAGATTATACCAACAGCCTATTTATTAATAGATGGAAAAAAGAGTAATACTGCTGCCTATATAAGTCAAACTCAACCCATTCCGAGAGATAAGCCAGAAATAGCTGTTGCAACTGTATTGGCTGCCCAGTTTTTAGGTATGAAGTTGGTTTATCTAGATGCAGGAAGTGGTGCTTTGAAATTGGTTTCTGAAGAAATGATTTCAAAAGTATCAAATGTAATAGATGTGCCTCTTATTGTAGGCGGAGGAATTAAAGATGGATTAAGTGCCACAAGGGTATTAAATGCAGGAGCTGACTTGATTGTAGTTGGAAATGCTATAGAAGAAAATCCCAAATTGATTCAAGAAATGTCTCATGCGGTTCATGGCGGAAATCCTGTTGAATTAATGACGAATTGA
- a CDS encoding PD40 domain-containing protein, whose translation MKYVLIIIFFYNSIHVSFSQNYKTINTISAKILKVYKKGDQAYKENQLKLAEEYFKKTIQKENHFIDSYIKLASINYDLAKYDQGIRYFQSALQLDSFYNNKIYYTLALSYYQIKKYDSAKVNMEIYLLSEKENSDLINKAKRFLPIYSFADSAIQHQVDFKPLLVNNLNSSYSEFLPSFTGDGKTIVFTRRIRDNEDLYISYKADTNWTFPQPIKELNSIYNEGAPAISPDGNILIFTSCDRRDSYGGCDLYISKKINGKWTTAINLGEKINSASFESQACLTNNGNELYFTSNRKGSIGGKDIWFSKKLQNNSWSTPQNLGAKINTIWDEECPFMHMDGRTLYFSSDGHIGMGSKDIFYSKLIGIHQWSKPQNLGYPINTPNDESSLRVDFNGATAYFVSDNESILNNQTKNLDIYQFDLPKVLRPNHSIYFEITVKDKLTLLPIEKAFVKIVNLQTNQVFFQDHTDINGQLFISIPLGNILGIHITKAKYVLLSDQFNSLELNLEYYPRKISWFLTKEDEEEQSIVLKNILFESNSVKLRDESIFELNELYLMIKQKSNFNIVIIGHTDNIGSEEDNLLLSLNRAQVVGDFLVNKGILRERISCFGKGESNPIDDNLNEEGRRNNRRTEFILSKNK comes from the coding sequence ATGAAATATGTTTTGATTATAATTTTTTTTTACAACTCAATTCATGTTTCCTTTAGTCAGAATTACAAAACAATAAATACAATATCAGCTAAGATCCTAAAAGTTTATAAAAAGGGAGATCAAGCATACAAGGAAAATCAACTTAAATTAGCTGAAGAATATTTTAAAAAAACTATTCAAAAAGAAAATCATTTTATTGACTCTTATATCAAATTAGCCTCAATTAATTATGATTTGGCAAAATATGATCAAGGAATAAGATATTTTCAAAGTGCTTTGCAATTAGATTCTTTTTATAATAATAAAATTTATTATACACTTGCTTTATCTTATTATCAGATAAAAAAATACGATAGTGCAAAAGTAAATATGGAAATTTATTTATTAAGTGAAAAAGAAAATTCAGATCTCATAAATAAGGCGAAACGATTTTTACCAATTTATTCATTTGCGGATTCTGCAATTCAACATCAAGTAGATTTTAAACCATTATTGGTAAATAACTTGAACAGTTCATATTCTGAATTTTTACCAAGCTTTACAGGAGATGGCAAAACAATAGTTTTTACACGTAGGATTCGCGATAATGAAGATTTATATATTTCATATAAAGCAGATACCAATTGGACTTTTCCTCAACCAATAAAAGAACTTAATTCAATTTACAACGAAGGAGCGCCGGCAATTTCACCAGATGGTAATATACTGATATTTACATCGTGTGACAGAAGAGATAGTTACGGAGGGTGTGATTTATATATTAGTAAGAAAATAAATGGTAAATGGACAACAGCGATAAACTTAGGTGAGAAAATAAATTCCGCATCTTTTGAGTCTCAAGCATGTTTAACAAATAATGGTAATGAGTTATACTTTACAAGTAATCGAAAAGGTAGTATTGGAGGAAAAGATATTTGGTTTAGTAAAAAGTTGCAAAACAATTCATGGTCAACACCTCAAAATTTAGGGGCAAAAATTAATACCATATGGGATGAAGAATGCCCATTTATGCATATGGATGGAAGGACATTATATTTTAGTTCTGATGGTCACATCGGGATGGGCTCAAAAGATATTTTTTATTCTAAACTTATTGGGATACATCAATGGAGTAAACCACAAAATTTAGGTTATCCAATAAATACACCAAACGATGAATCATCTTTGAGGGTTGATTTTAATGGAGCCACAGCATATTTTGTAAGCGATAATGAATCTATTCTTAATAACCAAACAAAGAATTTGGATATTTATCAATTTGATTTACCAAAAGTATTAAGACCTAATCACAGTATATATTTTGAAATTACTGTAAAAGATAAATTGACCTTGCTACCCATTGAGAAAGCATTCGTAAAAATTGTTAACTTACAAACAAATCAAGTATTCTTTCAAGATCATACGGATATTAATGGTCAATTATTTATCTCCATTCCTTTGGGTAATATATTAGGAATACACATAACAAAAGCAAAGTATGTATTATTATCTGACCAATTCAACAGTCTGGAATTAAATCTAGAATATTATCCTAGAAAAATTTCCTGGTTTTTAACTAAAGAGGATGAAGAGGAACAATCCATTGTTTTAAAAAATATATTATTTGAATCAAACTCGGTCAAATTGAGAGATGAATCTATTTTTGAACTCAATGAATTATATCTTATGATCAAACAGAAATCGAATTTTAATATAGTAATTATAGGCCATACAGACAATATAGGAAGCGAAGAAGATAATTTATTGTTATCTCTAAATCGAGCACAAGTTGTCGGTGATTTTTTGGTAAATAAAGGGATATTAAGAGAGCGAATAAGCTGTTTTGGCAAAGGGGAATCAAATCCTATTGACGATAATTTGAATGAGGAGGGGAGGCGAAATAATAGGAGAACAGAATTTATATTAAGTAAAAATAAATGA
- a CDS encoding M1 family metallopeptidase, with protein sequence MNKIFLYLFLLIWGNGLSAQKSYFQQEVNNIIKVRLDDISNTLTAEIQIEYINHSPDVLDKIGIHLWPNAYSSKQTAFCKQKILQRDLEFYDAPNEQLGKISGLDFEINGIKAKLESDSKNPDMAWLILPFPLLPGERISIVTPFNVKIPKTFSRLGHVNQTYQITQWYPKPAVYDRKGWHLMPYLDQGEFFSEFGRFEVQISLPRNYVVGATGVLQNNEEKAFLNDRIEESSLAIKQKVNLFSNEIPSSKEYKTITYIAEQVHDFAWFADKSFYVQKGEAILNSGKKIETWAMFNYNEYWFNAIHFINRAIKFYSDHVGEYPWPQATAVESALSAGAGMEYPMITVIGNEASFRSLDNVITHEVGHNWFYGILASNEREHPFMDEGINTYYENRYMNNFYRDVNHFLPPVLEKWLGKIDEKELSYLIFARKYIDQYPNQNAENFNLLNYGTDVYMKTGGLFLYLEKYIGIEKYDELMQLYYNTWKFKHPYPEDLKSIFVKSDTNNLDWLFDNALNNNTKADYKICKIKSRPNERIITIKNKGALKMPFILSEIKNNKVVDQRWVTGFIGKNKIKISKKDIDMIMIDPKYESYDLYSNNNIIKTQGLFKKTEPIKLSLLPIIDNKARTEIGITPIIGFNSYNGFMTGLYFSKPLLPTRYWDFNIMPMYAFKSKSIAGRVHASIRKHFLNGPIHNINIGVRAKRYGYDDDRIHLSTLHYNKIMPYIEFNFRTDLKKSIDSRFGYYINYIKDEVLSFKLDSGYVTYQDYFIHQMSYKYKNDRILSPYEFNLAMEFQKFESATSLENKYLRIDLDLTKKLRIAKKRYFEIRFASSFYPLNTQIKSTAISSRNVLNTTRGSAGLAFQGYHDNTNDELFLGRSEVSGIWSQQVQIKQGGFKFAHGLTQRDNLGNSNSFILAVNLSSDLPIKKIGKWVRPYFDIGYSKINLAGNPQYLFSGGINISIFQDYLDLYLPIIQSKAIKELYLSLDHPSYLKQITFSLKLKMLSMKELTQMIN encoded by the coding sequence ATGAATAAAATATTTTTGTATTTATTTTTATTAATCTGGGGAAATGGTCTTTCAGCGCAAAAGAGTTATTTTCAACAAGAAGTAAATAATATTATAAAAGTTAGATTAGATGATATTTCTAATACCTTAACTGCAGAAATACAGATTGAATATATTAATCATAGTCCTGACGTATTGGATAAAATAGGAATTCACTTATGGCCTAATGCATACTCATCAAAACAAACTGCTTTTTGCAAACAAAAGATATTACAACGGGACTTAGAATTTTATGATGCTCCTAATGAGCAATTGGGAAAAATATCAGGTTTGGATTTTGAAATTAATGGTATTAAAGCAAAATTAGAATCAGATTCAAAAAACCCAGATATGGCTTGGTTAATATTACCATTTCCTTTACTACCGGGAGAAAGAATTTCTATTGTCACACCATTTAATGTTAAAATTCCAAAAACTTTTTCACGTTTAGGCCACGTTAATCAGACATATCAAATTACACAATGGTATCCGAAACCTGCGGTATATGATCGAAAAGGATGGCATTTAATGCCATATCTGGATCAAGGCGAGTTTTTTTCAGAATTTGGAAGATTTGAAGTACAAATAAGTTTACCAAGGAATTATGTAGTTGGTGCTACCGGAGTCCTTCAGAATAATGAAGAAAAGGCATTCTTAAATGATAGAATTGAGGAAAGTTCTTTAGCAATCAAGCAAAAAGTTAATTTATTTTCAAACGAGATCCCAAGTTCAAAAGAATATAAAACGATTACATATATAGCGGAACAAGTTCATGATTTTGCTTGGTTTGCAGATAAATCATTTTATGTTCAAAAAGGAGAAGCGATTTTAAACTCAGGTAAAAAAATTGAAACCTGGGCTATGTTTAATTACAATGAATATTGGTTTAATGCAATTCATTTCATAAACCGTGCAATTAAATTTTATTCTGATCATGTTGGGGAATATCCTTGGCCTCAAGCTACAGCAGTAGAAAGTGCTTTAAGTGCTGGCGCAGGAATGGAATACCCTATGATTACTGTAATTGGAAATGAAGCATCTTTTCGATCCTTAGATAATGTGATAACCCATGAAGTTGGTCACAATTGGTTTTATGGAATATTAGCTTCAAATGAAAGAGAACATCCATTTATGGATGAAGGGATAAATACATACTATGAAAATAGATATATGAATAATTTTTATAGAGATGTTAATCATTTTTTACCTCCGGTTTTAGAAAAGTGGTTAGGAAAAATAGATGAAAAGGAATTAAGTTATTTGATTTTTGCAAGAAAATATATTGACCAATATCCAAACCAAAATGCAGAAAATTTTAATTTGTTAAATTATGGAACGGATGTTTATATGAAGACGGGTGGATTGTTTTTATATTTGGAGAAATATATTGGAATAGAGAAATATGATGAGTTGATGCAATTATATTATAATACATGGAAATTCAAACATCCGTATCCTGAAGATTTAAAATCTATTTTTGTTAAAAGTGATACGAACAATCTAGATTGGCTTTTTGATAACGCATTAAATAATAATACTAAGGCGGATTATAAAATTTGCAAAATCAAATCGAGACCAAACGAGAGAATTATTACTATTAAAAATAAGGGAGCTTTAAAAATGCCTTTTATATTATCAGAAATAAAGAATAATAAGGTCGTTGACCAAAGATGGGTAACAGGTTTTATCGGGAAAAATAAAATAAAAATATCGAAGAAAGATATTGATATGATAATGATTGATCCAAAATATGAGTCCTATGATTTGTATTCTAATAATAATATAATTAAAACTCAAGGATTGTTTAAAAAAACGGAACCCATAAAATTAAGCTTACTACCAATTATAGATAATAAAGCTAGGACTGAAATCGGAATAACACCCATTATAGGATTCAATAGTTATAATGGTTTTATGACAGGACTTTATTTTTCAAAACCATTATTACCAACTAGATATTGGGACTTTAATATAATGCCAATGTATGCTTTTAAAAGTAAAAGTATAGCAGGTCGAGTTCATGCATCCATTAGGAAGCATTTTTTAAATGGTCCAATTCACAATATTAACATTGGTGTTAGGGCTAAAAGGTACGGGTATGATGATGATAGAATACATTTGTCAACATTACATTATAATAAAATTATGCCATATATTGAATTTAATTTTAGGACAGATTTAAAGAAGTCAATTGACTCAAGATTTGGTTATTACATAAACTATATTAAAGATGAAGTTCTATCTTTTAAATTAGACTCAGGATATGTGACATATCAGGATTATTTTATTCACCAAATGAGTTATAAATATAAAAATGATAGAATTTTGAGTCCGTATGAATTTAATTTGGCAATGGAGTTTCAAAAATTTGAATCAGCGACTTCTTTGGAAAATAAATATTTGAGAATAGATCTGGATTTAACCAAGAAATTAAGAATTGCTAAAAAGCGCTATTTCGAAATACGTTTTGCAAGTTCTTTTTATCCTCTAAACACTCAAATAAAATCTACAGCGATATCATCTAGAAATGTATTAAATACTACAAGAGGATCCGCTGGCTTGGCATTTCAAGGATATCATGATAATACAAATGATGAACTATTTTTAGGGAGGAGTGAAGTTTCTGGTATTTGGTCTCAACAAGTTCAAATAAAACAAGGAGGATTTAAATTTGCTCATGGATTAACTCAGCGCGATAATCTTGGAAATAGTAATTCCTTTATCCTTGCAGTAAATTTAAGTTCAGATTTACCAATTAAGAAAATTGGCAAATGGGTTAGACCATATTTTGATATCGGCTATTCAAAAATAAATTTAGCAGGAAACCCACAATACCTATTTAGTGGGGGTATAAATATTTCAATATTTCAAGATTATTTGGATTTATATTTGCCAATTATCCAATCTAAAGCAATTAAAGAATTATACCTTTCATTAGATCATCCTTCATATTTAAAGCAAATTACCTTTTCTTTGAAATTAAAAATGTTATCAATGAAAGAATTAACGCAAATGATAAATTAA
- a CDS encoding cysteine--tRNA ligase produces the protein MIQKIVLYNSLTREKEIFVPLIEGRVGMYVCGPTVYNDVHLGNCRTFVSFDIIYRYLMVSGYKVRYVRNITDVGHLLDDGEDRMAKGARLEQLEPMEIAHKYTNGFEEMMRIFNTLSPSIEPRATGHIIEQISMIEDILKRGYAYQQNGSVYFDTLKFINDKHSYGQLSGRIIDELLTETRDNLKNQEEKRHNSDFALWIKASEEHIMRWPSPWSIGFPGWHLECSAMSTKYLGKTFDLHGGGNDLKFPHHENEIAQSIGACGQAPSKYWLHTNMLLLNGRKMSKSEGNTISPEELFTGNSVHITKAYTPMALKFFMLQAHYRSPLDITDEALQGAEKGYKRLMEAYRSVDKVTAGMLENNGPKDNEILMLISESYQHMNDDFNVPNALASIFELASVINSVKDGHINPALYSVETWKELVSHLKIFIEGIFGLKDESSADQDGTIDGLMSLVIDLRKDIRERKDWIFADKIRNTLQELGIQLKDGKEGTQWSKL, from the coding sequence ATGATACAGAAAATTGTTTTATATAATAGCCTTACCAGAGAAAAGGAAATATTTGTTCCACTTATTGAGGGTCGAGTAGGAATGTATGTTTGTGGCCCAACAGTTTATAATGATGTTCATTTGGGAAATTGTAGAACATTCGTTTCATTTGATATCATATACAGGTATTTAATGGTATCAGGATATAAAGTAAGGTATGTTCGAAATATAACGGATGTCGGACATTTACTAGACGATGGTGAAGATAGAATGGCAAAAGGGGCCAGACTAGAACAATTAGAGCCAATGGAAATAGCCCATAAATATACTAATGGATTTGAAGAAATGATGAGGATATTCAATACACTATCCCCAAGTATTGAACCAAGGGCAACTGGTCATATAATTGAACAAATATCAATGATAGAAGACATTTTGAAAAGAGGATATGCCTATCAGCAAAATGGTTCTGTATATTTTGATACATTAAAATTTATAAATGATAAGCATTCATATGGACAATTAAGTGGCAGAATAATTGACGAACTTTTAACAGAAACAAGAGATAACTTAAAAAATCAAGAGGAGAAAAGACATAATTCTGATTTTGCACTTTGGATCAAAGCGTCAGAAGAACATATAATGAGATGGCCATCTCCATGGTCTATAGGATTTCCGGGATGGCATCTTGAGTGTTCAGCGATGAGTACAAAATATTTAGGAAAAACATTTGATTTGCATGGAGGAGGAAATGATTTGAAGTTTCCACATCATGAAAATGAAATAGCACAAAGTATTGGTGCCTGTGGTCAAGCTCCTTCGAAATATTGGTTACATACCAATATGTTGTTGTTAAATGGTAGAAAAATGTCAAAAAGTGAAGGAAATACGATTTCTCCTGAAGAATTATTCACGGGGAATAGTGTTCATATTACAAAGGCATATACACCAATGGCCCTCAAGTTTTTCATGCTTCAAGCTCATTACAGAAGTCCATTGGATATAACGGATGAAGCACTGCAAGGTGCAGAAAAAGGATATAAAAGGCTAATGGAAGCTTACAGGTCGGTTGATAAAGTTACCGCAGGAATGTTAGAAAACAATGGTCCAAAAGATAATGAAATATTAATGTTAATTTCAGAATCATATCAACATATGAATGATGATTTTAATGTTCCTAATGCTTTAGCATCGATATTTGAATTGGCTAGTGTAATAAATTCTGTTAAAGATGGTCATATAAATCCGGCATTATATAGTGTTGAAACATGGAAGGAATTAGTATCACATCTTAAGATTTTTATTGAGGGGATTTTTGGGTTAAAAGATGAATCAAGTGCAGATCAGGATGGAACCATAGATGGATTGATGAGTCTAGTAATTGATCTTAGGAAGGATATCAGGGAGCGAAAGGACTGGATCTTTGCTGATAAAATACGAAATACCCTTCAAGAACTTGGTATTCAACTTAAAGACGGGAAAGAAGGAACCCAATGGAGTAAACTATAA